The following are encoded together in the Lathyrus oleraceus cultivar Zhongwan6 chromosome 3, CAAS_Psat_ZW6_1.0, whole genome shotgun sequence genome:
- the LOC127130640 gene encoding uncharacterized protein LOC127130640, with amino-acid sequence MENQEANDLVQIAYGYKISKSRFQEIIELQEKMVSNVPSSPNMDIQKTRGEDNPDDSVNCDEGFDDKGLDNSEFENFVRHEVFTIGNLSPSDWRKPIIEYLENPVRNTDRKIKYRALSYIHLGKKLLKKIPEGILLKCLGNKEAYLTISEVHSGACGAHQVGHKMKWLLF; translated from the coding sequence ATGGAGAACCAAGAAGCCAATGATTTAGTGCAGATCGCTTATGGGTACAAGATATCAAAATCAAGATTCCAGGAGATTATTGAGTTACAAGAGAAGATGGTGTCAAACGTCCCATCATCACCTAATATGGACATTCAAAAGACAAGAGGGGAAGATAACCCCGACGATAGTGTCAACTGCGATGAAGGTTTTGACGATAAAGGTCTCGATAATTCCGAGTTCGAAAATTTTGTAAGACACGAAGTTTTCACTATTGGAAATTTATCACCATCAGATTGGAGGAAACCCATCATAGAGTACTTAGAGAATCCAGTCAGAAATACTGACAGGAAAATCAAGTACAGGGCCCTAAGTTATATACATCTAGGAAAAAAATTGCTGAAGAAGATTCCAGAGGGAATATTACTTAAGTGTCTTGGAAATAAAGAAGCATACTTGACCATATCTGAAGTACATAGTGGAGCCTGTGGCGCACACCAAGtaggccataagatgaaatggttgcTATTCTGA